From a region of the Corvus cornix cornix isolate S_Up_H32 chromosome 2, ASM73873v5, whole genome shotgun sequence genome:
- the OTULINL gene encoding inactive ubiquitin thioesterase OTULINL isoform X2: MWQKVKVQLMLSMTLLTTVFWYCRRLYSFLARLLKWWSNYLQRKLIRNLSVLPEVDLLGYSAREWKGETKQAKQIREAYEELYRSCHIKYLRQLKRDNYSVVRAVLFQIFSQGIPFPSWMKERDILKLPEKLLYSQGCNWIQQYSFGPERYTGPNAFGKLRKCMEALKTNWAEISATRDHEERGNLCNALFSDESKEYKLYEAIKFIMLYEVVEAYEQIKSREEPVHNLFSLLFARDSSSDPLSFMMNHLNSIGDSICLDQVELFLLGYLLEVRIRVYRLHRFNTEEFQVNYPDEYRREWNEISLLTEDDRYYHIPLFRT; encoded by the exons ATGTGGCAAAAAGTGAAAGTGCAGCTAATGTTAAGCATGACTTTGCTCACCACTGTTTTTTGGTATTGCAGAAGGCTATACAGCTTTTTAGCACGGCTACTGAAATG GTGGAGCAACTATCTTCAGAGGAAACTCATAA GGAATCTCAGTGTACTGCCAGAAGTTGATCTACTTGGTTATAGTGCGAGAGaatggaaaggagaaacaaagcagGCCAAACAGATAAGGGAG GCATATGAAGAGTTGTATAGAAGCTGTCATATCAAATACCTGAGACAACTCAAGAGGGACAACTATAGTGTAGTAAGAGCGGTGCTTTTTCAGATATTCAGCCAAGGCATTCCTTTTCCTTCGTGGATGAAGGAAAGAGATATATTGAAG ctccctgaaaAGCTTTTGTATTCTCAAGGTTGTAACTGGATTCAGCAATACAGTTTTGGGCCAGAAAGATACACAGGTCCCAATGCCTTTGGGAAGTTGCGCAAATGTATGGAGGCATTAAAGACAAAT TGGGCTGAAATAAGTGCCACAAGAGATCATGAAGAAAGAGGAAACCTGTGTAATGCACTGTTTTCTGATGAGAGCAAGGAATACAAACTATACGAGGCCATAAAATTCATCATGCTCTATGAAGTTGTTGAAGCCTATGAGCAGATAAAGAGCAGGGAAGAACCCGTACACAACCTTTTTAGCCTTCTCTTTGCTCGTGACTCTTCATCTGACCCTCTGAGTTTCATGATGAATCATCTGAACTCCATAGGTGACTCTATTTGCCTAGACCAG gTTGAACTGTTTCTTCTTGGATACTTACTTGAAGTAAGGATACGAGTTTACAGACTGCATAGGTTTAATACTGAGGAATTTCAAGTAAACTATCCAGATGAATACCGAAGGGAATGGAATGAGATTTCTCTCCTGACTGAGGATGACCGCTACTATCACATCCCCCTTTTCAGAACGTGA
- the OTULINL gene encoding inactive ubiquitin thioesterase OTULINL isoform X1 has protein sequence MQRRHDRKASKNRDHFTEQEKRSRISSERSAGRHEVWSWKTASKESLCLMWQKVKVQLMLSMTLLTTVFWYCRRLYSFLARLLKWWSNYLQRKLIRNLSVLPEVDLLGYSAREWKGETKQAKQIREAYEELYRSCHIKYLRQLKRDNYSVVRAVLFQIFSQGIPFPSWMKERDILKLPEKLLYSQGCNWIQQYSFGPERYTGPNAFGKLRKCMEALKTNWAEISATRDHEERGNLCNALFSDESKEYKLYEAIKFIMLYEVVEAYEQIKSREEPVHNLFSLLFARDSSSDPLSFMMNHLNSIGDSICLDQVELFLLGYLLEVRIRVYRLHRFNTEEFQVNYPDEYRREWNEISLLTEDDRYYHIPLFRT, from the exons GAAGGCATGAGGTGTGGTCCTGGAAAACAGCCAGCAAGGAATCCTTGTGTCTCATGTGGCAAAAAGTGAAAGTGCAGCTAATGTTAAGCATGACTTTGCTCACCACTGTTTTTTGGTATTGCAGAAGGCTATACAGCTTTTTAGCACGGCTACTGAAATG GTGGAGCAACTATCTTCAGAGGAAACTCATAA GGAATCTCAGTGTACTGCCAGAAGTTGATCTACTTGGTTATAGTGCGAGAGaatggaaaggagaaacaaagcagGCCAAACAGATAAGGGAG GCATATGAAGAGTTGTATAGAAGCTGTCATATCAAATACCTGAGACAACTCAAGAGGGACAACTATAGTGTAGTAAGAGCGGTGCTTTTTCAGATATTCAGCCAAGGCATTCCTTTTCCTTCGTGGATGAAGGAAAGAGATATATTGAAG ctccctgaaaAGCTTTTGTATTCTCAAGGTTGTAACTGGATTCAGCAATACAGTTTTGGGCCAGAAAGATACACAGGTCCCAATGCCTTTGGGAAGTTGCGCAAATGTATGGAGGCATTAAAGACAAAT TGGGCTGAAATAAGTGCCACAAGAGATCATGAAGAAAGAGGAAACCTGTGTAATGCACTGTTTTCTGATGAGAGCAAGGAATACAAACTATACGAGGCCATAAAATTCATCATGCTCTATGAAGTTGTTGAAGCCTATGAGCAGATAAAGAGCAGGGAAGAACCCGTACACAACCTTTTTAGCCTTCTCTTTGCTCGTGACTCTTCATCTGACCCTCTGAGTTTCATGATGAATCATCTGAACTCCATAGGTGACTCTATTTGCCTAGACCAG gTTGAACTGTTTCTTCTTGGATACTTACTTGAAGTAAGGATACGAGTTTACAGACTGCATAGGTTTAATACTGAGGAATTTCAAGTAAACTATCCAGATGAATACCGAAGGGAATGGAATGAGATTTCTCTCCTGACTGAGGATGACCGCTACTATCACATCCCCCTTTTCAGAACGTGA